A section of the Candidatus Baltobacteraceae bacterium genome encodes:
- a CDS encoding YihY/virulence factor BrkB family protein, with amino-acid sequence MKRVLRKALELWQHHRVSRVAAALSFYAIFTVPASILMVVWLARAGLGPSRGLPAVDAELAPLIGAKGTQGLNTLVAASQHKLAAAPIVIGAALLLAAVFGIFMQVQEALDDVWDIPEHRRGGVKEIVVLRLHVVIVVVALALLALLALFGAAAGGRAGAIGLNAVAIILFLTVAYRVLPRADVAWKSCALGAVITGAVLLLGEAAIAFYLTRFHPESGYGEAGSTIVLLIWVYYSALLFLFGAILTRALEDA; translated from the coding sequence ATGAAGCGGGTCCTCAGGAAGGCGCTCGAGCTGTGGCAGCACCACCGGGTCTCGCGGGTCGCGGCCGCGCTGTCGTTCTACGCGATCTTCACGGTGCCGGCATCGATCCTGATGGTCGTCTGGCTGGCGCGCGCGGGGCTCGGCCCGTCGCGCGGACTCCCGGCCGTCGACGCGGAACTGGCGCCGCTCATCGGCGCCAAGGGAACGCAGGGTCTCAACACCCTGGTTGCGGCCTCGCAACACAAGCTCGCGGCGGCCCCCATCGTGATCGGGGCTGCCCTGCTTCTGGCCGCGGTCTTCGGCATCTTCATGCAGGTGCAAGAGGCGCTCGACGACGTCTGGGACATTCCGGAACACCGCCGTGGCGGCGTCAAAGAGATCGTCGTCCTGCGGCTGCACGTCGTGATCGTGGTCGTGGCGCTTGCCTTATTGGCACTCCTGGCGCTTTTTGGCGCGGCGGCCGGCGGCCGGGCGGGCGCAATCGGCCTCAACGCCGTCGCCATAATCCTCTTCCTCACGGTGGCGTACCGCGTGCTGCCGCGCGCGGACGTGGCATGGAAGAGCTGTGCGCTGGGCGCCGTCATAACCGGCGCCGTGCTGCTTTTAGGCGAGGCGGCGATCGCGTTCTACCTCACGCGCTTTCACCCCGAAAGCGGCTATGGCGAAGCGGGATCGACGATCGTCCTGCTGATCTGGGTGTACTATTCCGCGTTGCTGTTTCTGTTCGGCGCGATTCTCACGCGCGCACTCGAGGACGCTTAA
- the alr gene encoding alanine racemase yields MIGTITVSLGALRHNAALLREAIAPARSAFVVKGNAYGHGLVETALAVEPFAARLCVFSIEEALALRDGGITAPILVLGPVPPRALTDALRIDAEIALWSTKEYLRALAGAARERHSRARVHVKINTDLNRLGLEPHELVDALEEYLHHPEIEIAGIYSHLASAEEIDSPYTMHQLEAFDRALTQAKSLLDSREISPIRHIAASAAAMLWPQTRLDMVRFGIALYGLWPSPQTRQALESPLDLRPALSYASKIIVVRSIPAGASVGYGGAFHAPHDMRVGVVPAGYADGLPRALSNKGHVLVDGAICAIVGRVAMNMTEIDLTNAPNARAGSTVTLIGRDGDAEVTADDWALWSDTINYEIVTRLPSEIPREYVD; encoded by the coding sequence GTGATCGGAACCATAACGGTTTCGCTCGGCGCGCTGCGGCACAACGCGGCGCTCTTGCGCGAAGCGATCGCACCCGCCCGCTCGGCCTTCGTCGTTAAAGGGAACGCGTACGGACACGGCTTGGTCGAAACGGCGCTCGCGGTCGAGCCGTTCGCCGCACGCTTGTGTGTGTTTTCGATCGAGGAGGCGCTGGCGCTACGCGACGGCGGGATCACGGCGCCGATTCTCGTGCTCGGCCCGGTTCCACCGCGCGCGCTCACCGACGCGCTGCGCATCGATGCCGAAATCGCGCTTTGGAGCACGAAGGAATACCTCCGCGCGCTTGCCGGAGCCGCGCGCGAGCGGCACAGTCGCGCGCGCGTGCACGTCAAGATCAATACCGATCTCAATCGGCTCGGGCTGGAGCCGCACGAGCTCGTCGACGCGCTCGAAGAGTATCTGCATCATCCGGAAATCGAGATTGCGGGGATCTATTCGCATCTCGCGTCGGCCGAAGAGATCGACTCACCATACACGATGCATCAGCTCGAAGCGTTTGATCGCGCGCTTACGCAGGCCAAATCGCTGCTCGATAGCCGTGAGATTTCGCCGATTCGACACATCGCGGCGTCGGCTGCGGCGATGCTCTGGCCGCAGACGCGGCTCGACATGGTACGCTTCGGCATCGCCCTGTATGGACTGTGGCCCTCGCCGCAAACGCGCCAGGCGCTGGAATCGCCGCTCGATCTTCGTCCGGCGCTTTCGTACGCGTCGAAAATCATCGTCGTACGATCGATTCCGGCGGGCGCGTCGGTCGGCTACGGCGGAGCGTTTCACGCACCGCACGACATGCGGGTCGGCGTCGTGCCGGCCGGCTATGCCGACGGATTGCCGCGCGCGCTTTCCAACAAGGGCCACGTGCTCGTCGACGGCGCGATCTGCGCCATCGTCGGCCGCGTCGCGATGAACATGACGGAGATCGATTTGACCAACGCGCCGAACGCGCGCGCGGGCTCGACCGTAACGCTCATCGGACGCGACGGCGACGCGGAAGTCACCGCCGACGACTGGGCACTCTGGTCCGACACGATCAATTACGAAATCGTCACCCGTCTACCGAGCGAAATCCCGCGCGAGTACGTGGACTAA
- a CDS encoding prolipoprotein diacylglyceryl transferase family protein yields the protein MDRIDEHVRWALAAPVYAGAYCAAASVFWWMARRRGFSPNVAAFVMTAGLLGGLVGADLVQWLATGLPGKAIEGGIAGGWIAVVLAKRALGVTRPTGDLFALALPAGEAIGRVACFIGGCCYGKVTAVAWAVHDHDAWRHPAQLYLALLAAVSFAALCAIERRVRLPENALFYAGGMLFCAQRFTVDFFRDVAATPLGLTAAQLACCAGLIFFACKLAALSMPRNVTAAAG from the coding sequence GTGGATCGAATAGACGAACACGTTCGATGGGCGTTGGCCGCTCCGGTTTACGCCGGCGCGTATTGTGCGGCCGCGTCGGTCTTTTGGTGGATGGCACGGCGCCGGGGATTCTCTCCTAACGTCGCGGCGTTCGTGATGACGGCCGGACTTCTGGGCGGCTTAGTGGGCGCGGACCTCGTGCAGTGGCTTGCGACCGGCCTGCCGGGCAAAGCGATCGAAGGCGGTATTGCGGGCGGCTGGATCGCAGTCGTGCTCGCAAAGCGCGCGCTCGGCGTCACGCGTCCGACCGGCGATCTCTTCGCGTTAGCGCTTCCGGCCGGTGAGGCCATCGGCCGCGTCGCGTGCTTTATCGGCGGCTGCTGTTACGGCAAAGTCACGGCCGTCGCGTGGGCCGTGCACGACCACGATGCGTGGCGCCATCCGGCGCAGCTGTATCTTGCACTTCTGGCAGCCGTCAGTTTTGCGGCGCTCTGCGCGATCGAGCGGCGCGTGCGTCTGCCCGAGAACGCTCTGTTTTACGCCGGCGGCATGCTGTTTTGCGCGCAGCGGTTCACGGTCGATTTCTTTCGCGACGTCGCCGCGACGCCGCTCGGTTTGACCGCTGCGCAGCTCGCGTGTTGCGCCGGCTTGATCTTCTTTGCTTGCAAACTCGCCGCGTTGTCGATGCCGCGCAATGTCACAGCAGCCGCCGGTTAA